From a region of the Geothrix sp. 21YS21S-2 genome:
- a CDS encoding YqgE/AlgH family protein: MLLDPNFLHSVVLLVEHDEAGGMGVILNRPLPVTLRQICQESRLAFTGDEDATAWRGGPVDPQRGIILVRGGLPEADDTVLDFTDFISYRKDLLESLLVEPRSTFRLFLGYAGWGAGQLDQEIQDGAWVRVPLNPEWLMPEDPQELWSLAIQSITG; this comes from the coding sequence ATGCTCCTGGACCCGAATTTTCTCCACTCCGTGGTGCTCCTCGTGGAGCACGACGAGGCCGGCGGCATGGGCGTGATCCTCAACCGCCCGCTGCCCGTGACGCTGCGCCAGATCTGCCAGGAGAGCCGGCTGGCCTTCACGGGGGACGAGGATGCAACCGCCTGGCGCGGCGGCCCCGTGGATCCCCAGCGGGGCATCATCCTGGTGCGCGGCGGGCTTCCCGAGGCCGACGACACGGTCCTGGACTTCACCGACTTCATCAGCTACCGCAAGGACCTGCTGGAGTCCCTGCTGGTCGAGCCGAGATCCACCTTCCGCCTCTTCCTCGGCTATGCGGGCTGGGGCGCCGGGCAGCTGGACCAGGAGATCCAGGACGGGGCCTGGGTCCGCGTGCCGTTGAATCCCGAATGGCTCATGCCAGAGGACCCCCAGGAGCTCTGGTCCCTGGCGATCCAGTCCATCACGGGCTAG
- a CDS encoding DUF5655 domain-containing protein: protein MGRPWGIHPGVAHGAAILANLERNSGRGPEAWLALAREAGAVDLKAARAFFRERGLGMSAAGWLAEMAAGQEPETPESYLAKCPGYLDAQYAGARAALRPLLDRILDAAYGLGADVTACPCRTLVSIYRRRVFAEVKPFASRLDLGLVLGDPAKLAGRAPRLVDTGGFAKKDRITLKLEVRSAADLDGDLEGWLRRAYDLDV from the coding sequence GTGGGGCGGCCCTGGGGCATCCATCCCGGCGTCGCCCACGGGGCGGCCATTCTCGCGAATCTCGAGCGGAACTCCGGCAGGGGGCCCGAGGCCTGGCTGGCCCTGGCCCGGGAGGCCGGAGCGGTGGACCTCAAGGCGGCCCGGGCCTTCTTCCGGGAGCGGGGCCTCGGCATGTCCGCGGCCGGTTGGCTGGCCGAGATGGCGGCCGGCCAGGAGCCGGAAACCCCGGAGAGCTACCTCGCCAAGTGCCCCGGCTACCTGGACGCCCAGTACGCCGGCGCCAGGGCCGCCCTCCGCCCCCTCCTGGACCGGATCCTGGACGCCGCCTACGGCCTGGGCGCCGACGTCACGGCCTGCCCCTGCCGGACCCTGGTCTCCATCTACCGAAGGCGCGTGTTCGCCGAGGTCAAGCCCTTCGCTTCGCGCCTGGACCTGGGCCTGGTGCTGGGCGACCCCGCGAAGCTCGCGGGCCGCGCGCCGCGCCTCGTCGACACCGGCGGCTTCGCGAAGAAGGACCGGATCACCCTGAAGCTCGAGGTGCGGTCGGCCGCCGATCTCGACGGGGACCTGGAGGGCTGGCTGAGGCGGGCCTACGATCTGGACGTCTAG
- the rnhA gene encoding ribonuclease HI, whose translation MQVELYCDGACLGNPGPGGWGFLLRVKTTDGTREKEGSGAEAGTTNNKMELTAAIEGLKLLTKPCTVALYSDSQYVVKGIQSWIKGWKAKGWRKADGKPVLNIELWKELDALCGKHRVDAHWVKGHAGHPENERVDQLASDAAKSIA comes from the coding sequence GTGCAGGTCGAGCTTTACTGCGACGGCGCATGTCTCGGGAACCCCGGCCCCGGCGGCTGGGGCTTCCTGCTGCGCGTGAAGACCACCGACGGCACCAGGGAGAAGGAGGGTTCCGGCGCCGAGGCCGGGACCACCAACAACAAGATGGAGCTCACCGCCGCCATCGAGGGCCTCAAGCTCCTCACCAAGCCCTGCACCGTGGCCCTCTACAGCGACAGCCAGTACGTCGTGAAGGGCATCCAGTCCTGGATCAAGGGCTGGAAGGCCAAGGGCTGGCGCAAGGCCGACGGCAAGCCGGTGCTCAACATCGAGCTCTGGAAGGAGCTGGACGCGCTCTGCGGGAAGCACCGGGTGGACGCCCACTGGGTGAAGGGCCACGCGGGGCACCCCGAGAACGAGCGGGTCGACCAGCTCGCGTCGGACGCCGCCAAGAGCATCGCCTAG
- the lat gene encoding L-lysine 6-transaminase gives MKKAQETHVLPAEVFDVLGRHLLVDGFHMVMDLEKSYGSWIVDARDGKKYLDFYTFFATAPLGHNHPSLRDAAFQAKLGSIAVNKPANSDIYTTAYAEWVEAFATKAAPSYLPHLFWIDGGALAVENALKAAFDWKVRKNLEKGLPEKGSKVIHFKEAFHGRSGYTLSLTNTADPRKYQYFPKFDWPRISNPKITFPLDAENLAKVEQMEKVAVAQIEAVIAQDPAEIACLIVEPIQGEGGDNHFRTEFLQALRDLADRHEFLLIFDEVQTGFGATGKWWAHEHHAVRPDILVFGKKTQCCGIAASARLDEVESVFKVPSRINSTWGGNLVDMVRGTRIIDIMVEEKLVDHCAVQGERLLKGLHEINAEFPEFTSNPRGKGLFCALDMATPALRTATVSKAQDLGMIILSTGHNGLRFRPALNLATADLDLGVELLQKSIRLAVEATRPHMAKV, from the coding sequence ATGAAAAAAGCGCAGGAAACCCATGTACTCCCCGCCGAGGTCTTCGACGTCCTCGGGCGCCACCTCCTCGTCGACGGCTTCCACATGGTCATGGACCTGGAGAAGTCCTACGGTTCCTGGATCGTGGACGCCCGGGACGGCAAGAAGTATCTGGATTTCTACACCTTCTTCGCCACGGCGCCCCTGGGCCACAACCATCCCAGCCTCCGCGACGCGGCCTTCCAGGCCAAGCTGGGCTCCATCGCGGTGAACAAGCCCGCCAACTCCGACATCTACACCACCGCCTACGCGGAATGGGTGGAGGCCTTCGCCACCAAGGCCGCGCCCTCCTACCTGCCCCACCTGTTCTGGATCGACGGCGGCGCCCTGGCCGTGGAGAACGCCCTGAAGGCGGCCTTCGACTGGAAGGTGCGCAAGAACCTGGAGAAGGGCCTGCCCGAGAAGGGCTCCAAGGTCATCCACTTCAAGGAGGCCTTCCACGGGCGCTCCGGCTACACCCTCAGCCTCACGAACACCGCCGACCCGAGGAAGTACCAGTACTTCCCCAAGTTCGACTGGCCCCGCATCTCCAACCCCAAGATCACGTTCCCCCTGGACGCCGAGAACCTCGCCAAGGTCGAGCAGATGGAGAAGGTCGCCGTGGCCCAGATCGAGGCCGTGATCGCCCAGGATCCCGCCGAGATCGCCTGCCTCATCGTCGAGCCCATCCAGGGCGAGGGCGGCGACAACCACTTCCGCACCGAGTTCCTGCAGGCCCTGCGCGACCTCGCCGACAGGCACGAGTTCCTGCTCATCTTCGACGAGGTCCAGACGGGCTTCGGCGCCACCGGCAAGTGGTGGGCCCACGAGCACCACGCCGTGCGCCCCGACATCCTCGTCTTCGGCAAGAAGACCCAGTGCTGCGGCATCGCCGCCAGCGCGCGCCTGGACGAGGTGGAGAGCGTGTTCAAGGTGCCCAGCCGCATCAACAGCACCTGGGGCGGCAACCTCGTGGACATGGTCCGCGGCACCCGCATCATCGACATCATGGTCGAGGAGAAGCTGGTCGACCACTGCGCCGTCCAGGGCGAGCGGCTCCTCAAGGGCCTCCACGAGATCAACGCGGAGTTCCCCGAGTTCACCAGCAACCCCCGCGGCAAGGGCCTCTTCTGCGCCCTGGACATGGCCACCCCGGCCCTGCGCACCGCCACGGTGTCCAAGGCCCAGGACCTGGGCATGATCATCCTCTCCACCGGCCACAACGGCCTGCGGTTCCGTCCCGCCCTGAACCTGGCCACCGCGGACCTGGACCTGGGCGTCGAGCTGCTGCAGAAGAGCATCAGGCTCGCCGTGGAAGCCACCCGCCCCCACATGGCGAAGGTCTAG